AATCTGCATCATACAATTCTCAGACATTCTGGAAAAATTCAATGCAAGACTGGCAGTAATAATTTGATATTCCTACAAATCACAGAAATAGGCCAACTCCTTGAAAATGGCTCAGTCAATGATTCTTTTACGGTCCCTGCATAAATCTTTTAACAGGAATGTTGGTTTGCTGGAGCAGGTGGGTGTTGACTTTCTAGTGGTACAATGAATCAAGTAGAGATTTAtagtctgtgctgcagcacacacacatcactgacCTAATACTCTCCTGacctaaaactaataaaaatgtCCCAATTTGTCTGCAGGGCTGGTACATACCTCCAGGTTACCATAGAATTAACTGGTAATGGATCCCTCTCATTGTCATGTGCCTGCAGACCCTGCAAAAGACCCAAAAGGCAACATATGAATTACATTTTAATACTAGAGGAACAGTCAGATGTGGTTTATTAATatcttgttttctttgactTAAACGTTTCTGACTGCAAAGATAAGTTAATAAACTTAGACAGAAAGCTTATCAGACACTGACTTAAACTGGTGGAATAAAGCCCAGAATTGTGCCATTTATGATTTTAGGTGAAAAGGTTATGTCTGCATATATCTACCAAGATATTTTTTCATTAGCAGGAGACAACTGGTTGGTCAGACTACATCTTATTGTCACAGGTATGtgttatatttttaaatatCTCAGCTTGAACTGACTTACCTCAAAGGCATGTGGTGTGGATGTGGATCTGTTCCTGAAGAAATTTGGTGGCTCTGGCTGGTCCAAGAGACTCTCCACTGAGGCAGACTTCCCCTGAGATGGACCATGGCTCTCTCTCCATCTGAGTTGATTTGACTGAGCTGAGAAGAACTGTGCATACCTGTTTTgtaaaaattaaaatggaaCAGATAAGATGTTTGATTTGAtgcacacaacaaaaaaaaaacaatcaaattaaTTTCTTGCTCTCTGGATCTGCTTCACTTTTGTACCTGATGGAGCTGGTGGAAGAATCGAGGATGCGGCCCGCAGAGTGCGGCCTGTGGAGTTTATTCTTCTTGGTGTTTCTGCCTTCATGATTTCCTGATTGAGGTCTGTGAACCCAGTCAACTGGTTTCTCCCCCAGAGAATGCCTCTGTCTGGGTGGAGGTGGCAGCTGAAGCCCCGGTTGCTGCGGCTCTGCCACTTTCTGGCCTGTCTTACGCTCCATATACTCCACCAGGGCCTTGTGTTGCAGATGTTTTAAGTTCGTCTTCGAAGCACTGGAGGCTGAGAGGGCTCGGCCTCTTGTCTCAAACATCTTCCTTCGTGTTGCAACCAGTCCCTGCTCTCCTTGCTGCTCTCCCTCGCATTCAACTGCAAACACGTCGTCACTTTCGTTGCCAAAGGAGCGGCAAGCAGAGTGGAAGGGGAGACCACCAAGCTGATTGAGTTTCTCTGGTTCAGAGTAGCacatcttcttctgctctggAGTCAATCGCTTCTTGCATCCGATTCGTGCTACCTGGGGTTGGGCCACATTTGGAAGTCTCccattttccttttcagtgtCATTGTCCATCTCTTTTGGACTCTCCCTGACTTCTTCCATTAtgctccccctctctgtctcctcagaaGCCACAGAGGgagtgagtgtgtctgtggaggTCTCAGAGTCCTGTGATGAGGAGAAAGTGTGAATCACTGCAGGCGTCAGCTCAGGTTTTTGCCTGATGCGGTGTGGCCGTGACAGCTGTAGGTCCCTCCTTTTAAATGATGTCTCCCTTAGGACTTTAGACTGGGCATCCTTCAGCTTCTCTTTGTAGTACTTTTTAAATGAGTCGTCCAGGGTGTTACAGGCAGAGATAACTTCACCTCTATCGCTCTTGCCTACGTCACTTTTTGGAGGTCTCTCATGATCGCTGGCAGCCACGTCTCCATGACTTGTTTTGTTTAGGATTGCGTCCTTGCCTTTTACACTCAAATCAGCATTCTTTTTAGGCTGTAATGCGGCCCTGCTGGCTCCGGTGAGGTGGTACAGAAGTGGTGTCGTTTCTTTGTTGATCCTTTCGCTGGCTGCATCTCCCAAGGGCTGTCGCCTGCCTCTCATTGCCTGCTCCTCTCGCTTGTGGTGGTTAGGCTGTTCATTGCTTGTCAGTGAAGTGACTTCATTCGTTTGTGAGGTTGAATGCGACTGACAGTTTCTGTCAGGTCCACAGTAGAATATAGGGTTGTTGGGAGTGTGGCGGCCAATCTCTCGACTCTGAGTCATGTCAATTTCTTCTAAGGCATCTAAGCTTCGAGAGGACTGCATCGAGGTGAGGGATAGTCTGCGATTCTCCTGATCCTGGCTCCTCGGGGACAGGTCCTTACCCTGGGACATAGAAGTGAAAACCTCTCTCTCATCTGGAATCGTACCACTGGAGGTGCGAGAGCTCATTTGAAGAGGTCTAAACAAATTATCCATTGTGCTGTGGCATCGTTCTTTTTCTCTGAGCTGGTGCGTCTCCAACACAGTGGAGCTCTCACTCCCAGCCTCAGAcccacacagagatgcagagtgCGTCCTCATACCAGCTTCAGACGGCTTACACACTCCTGTGACAAAGTAGAACTGACCCTTATGCTGGATGCTGCTGTTGATATAACTCTGACCAGCACTCCAGGGGCTGCTAGCCTGGGTTGGCTCTGAACCGAGCCAATCGTGAGCAGAATGTGCCCTTTTGTGCTGATTCTGAAAATGGCTACTGCTCCCACTGGACTTATCGTGATGGTCTCCATTGCATGCACCACTGCTTGAGGGGTGTCTAGGTTTCAGGTGCTCGGGCTGGCTTGTGCCTTGGGGAGGTGATCGGCTTATGATGTTTGATGACTTGTGCTGCTCAGAGGATGCTTTGCTATCCATAATGAAAAGATATTCTGTGTTCAACGGCACCCTGGTCTGATCATGAGGCTTGAGGTGGGGGCGGTAGCTTGGTGGCTGCTGGGCCTGTGGCTGTTGCTGCTGAGAGCCCCTCCAAACTGAGTACACTGTGTCAGAATTGAAGCTTGAGTTAGTTTCTCGGTTAGCTGTCTCAGGTCTTGGGGCATTTAGACCGTGTGACTGGGGTCGAGTGTGGGGTCTCGGCTGTTGTTGAGGCTGTGCCTTCTGGGATTGCAACTCAGTGACGGGGCGGTGGACTCTGCTGTTCTCCAAGTTTTTTGTGGCTATAAAACTATCCAGCCGtgcagggacaggaggagggcgGACAGCAGGGTAAGCAGTTTGGGATGGAGCCCCAACAGGCACCTCTTGTTTAGACAGTACTTTATTGTTGGTATGGAAACTGTCATTACCattgtggttgttgtggtttACTTTACTGTTGGAATTGTTGCGGTACTGCTGTGAGATAGCTTCCACAGAGCGATAGAGCTGGTCCATGGTTCTTGAATCCGACTGCAGAACCTGGTTCGGATGATAAATGGACTTTACGTACTTAAGATCAGCATAGTGGCTGAAGGAACTGGACTGTAGGTCGtctgagagaaagggagaggggtAGTCTGGGGCAGTGGACCCGCCAGAGAAGGAGCTGTAGGCAGAGTCTCCTTTGCCGTGTTGGTGATGGGCAAGTTGGTCGGCGATGCTGCTGTTGGACTTGGCTGGGGAGAGCCGGCTGACAGGCAGGCTCAGAGGATGCAGGTCCACGTTGCTCATTCTCTCAAAGTGGAAGCTGTAGGAATCCATGGAGGACTGGGGTGGATGGCAGGAAGGGAAGGGCAGGGTTTGtaaatgtgctgtatgtgcGTGCACGCTGATGCATGTGTCTTTGTTGTGGGTGAAACTGGGGAAATTACCACCAACACATTTGCACCAGGTCGTCTGTCACGCTTTCAGCTAATTAGGTCATTTTCCTGCCTCCTTTTTGCTTATTCAAAGCCTCTTGAAACGCTCAGTGACTCctgagggaaaaaacaaacacagcacagacaggttATCAGCCTCAAATCTTGACTTAGTACTCATGCTCCAGTTATACATCTGTGGCCAATGGCTACTCAAGAGTAGTTGGTTAAACAAAATATCTGTTCAAACAACTGGGGGGAAAAGAAAACACCCAGTGACTGACAAACTTAATTTTTCATGAGGCTTTGTTTTGACTGCTTTGCAAAAGCATAACAATTTAACGCAAACAAATAAATGCCCACTCAGTTAATGGCACACACAGCTCACGCCAccacatcacagaaaaacaccTTCATACCTCATGGATGTCGTATGCATGGAAGAAAATTCTCCACCAGCTACATGCTTGTGAAACTGTTCGTGGGAAAAGACCTGCTATTTTTGCAGGGTGCTTTCTGCTCAGACACTATTAAGATGCCAGAAAACAGTAAGTCACCACTGATAAATCTGTGCCTGGCATTTCTAGGTCAAATTCCTCTTGTAAAAATCTCGCTCCATCTGTTATAAGTTGTAAAGCCAAATCATATACCCACTTGACtgaaaaaatgttcatttttctttttcccagtCGAGAGCTGTTTATGCTTACTGAACAGGGTGGAGGTGCTGGTACACGGCAActcagatttaacattttacatttttgctgAATCAATTATGATAgttgcagattcattttctgtcaattggTTGAGTAGGTTCAGAAATTCAAATATATCCGTTCAACCAAAAACAgtatcctctcctctcaggctgTAAAGTTGATTCTAACAGCATTTTGTTTACAAGACATACGGTTTTAAGTCATGTTGAGGTTTCCCCCCTCACACAGTTTACTGCAGCTTGGGTTTGTAGGTCAGTACAGTTAACCACCTGTTGAAGGAGCCTGTCTGCCGTTTTGCATCAACAAGCCTCTAATTAAAGGCCTTGAGGTTGGCAGTGCACGTTGCAGccacacataaaaaaatgtcAGGAATTCCATATGAAACTACAGAAATGTGGAAGGATTAGTCATGTGACAGATGTACAATGCCTTGTTATAGAGCACTGTGACCCGTAAAGACACGTCCACCTTTTCCCCTTATCATTCCCGCATCCGCAATTGCTTCATCTCTTTCTTGTCACATAATTGCTTTAAATGCAGGGCAGATTAAACTTTCACTGAACTACACAAGCCCTATAAATGAGACCATTACCAGTAAACCTTTCAGACTATTATACTTTGATCGAAGCGTTGTACTGTGCTCTGATTATATTGCTCATCGCtgtaaaacaaatttatttCCAACTGAGACAGAGTAGATCACAATCAGCCAGCAAAAACTCTTGCAAACACCACCTGATAAACAATCTTTGGGCCATTCATACTGAATTTGCTAGAACACTCAAACTTTACAGGCCATTCGTTTTGACTGGGATAAATCTTTCGATGACCAGAAAACAATTAACTTCAGTCTTGACTTGACAGTCTATGGTGGGTTTCTTCCAAGTCCTTTAGTCCATTTTCACAGGTTCCCTTGTTCACTGCAGAGGTACACAGAGTTTAAAGGGATAAAACTCCAGCGATTCTGTAACACAATCATCTGTATGCATCAGTCATCCATAAAACATCATCTTCAGTCCAGAAACTAGCCCCTGCAAGTTAATGACAGGTTGAGGTTTTACTGTTGTCTCTAATGACAGAGTAAATGTAGGCTCCTGTCCTCCATGACCTGCATGCCTTTCCATGACTTTGTCATCAAGCTACATGATGCTACATAcctgtcatgcacacacaaaggtTGATGGTggcaataaaacaaagacaagccAACCAGTTAATCAACTTTGACACTGTCGTTTGAAATCTGGGCCTCACCACTGATGTAAGTGCAAGAAATGTTGTGCACATGATGAATCAACAAATATAAAAATCGTGCTGTAAATGACCACTAGCTTAGACAGACAACTGAAAACTCCTTTTCAGCAACATTTTCACAGTAGACGTTTGTTGGCTGAGCTGAAAAACCAGAATCAAAGATGATCCTAGGTGGTCGttttgcatacacacaaaaccCACCTCCCAAGAGCCTTTCAAACTACAGTATTAAGGGGGATTCCATGTGTTTATGAAGGGCCTTCTgatctgtggtgtgtgtgtgtgtgtgtgtgtgtgtgtgtgtgtgtgtgtgtgtgtgtggggtttccagccctcctcttccctctgcgAACAGAGAGAGGCTCCCGAACAGGGGAGCGCTCAAGTGGAAGTGATGGAGGGGACAGGCAGTGACAAAatgtacagagaggagagggagggagggtgaggcagAGGGTGACCAGCCCAGACAAATACCCTCACACGCAAACCACAACAACAAGAGACAAGAGAAGTGAACAATGACAGCAGGAAAGCCGAACACAAGTTGGAAGGCTGGATCAACAGTCACAAGGCAGACTGGGAACGACTTGAGAGCTCAACAACGTGCAGACTGGTTTGAATGAAAGTTTAGGAACTTAACAGAACGCTGTTagcaagacaagaaaaaaaaagaaaaactcacccAAACTTTGAGTCTGAGCCGCTGACCTTTCTGATTTCCATCTGAAAAAGAAATACGGTTCCTAAGTTTCAACTCAAATAAGGATTTGATGAATGATTTCCGTCCTTGTTTCGCACTCAGAACATCTTTCTTCCTCTAAAGACGGACCAGACCCAGTAACCAGGAGAGCTAGATATTAGAGACAAGACTTCTAGCGAGTCCCTTCTCCCCCTACCGAGACCCGAGGCTGCCTAGCGGGAGCCACTGATTGGCCAGCCGATGACGTCCGGCTCTCCGATGCACAATGAGCGCAGCGGAGGGAATATTTCACTGCTGCAGATAGCTGCTAGTGCTGCCGGCCGCCcgaacaacagagagagaggggagaagaaaaaaaaaaagaggcctCGCATTCCTGGCTGGCTTCAAAGACGGAGCAGAGCCCGGGCGCCATTCATTCCCAAGGCCCTGAGCCCTGCACATGGAGACTGGCCAAGGCAGGAGGGAGGACGGAGAAGGGGAGggggtagtggtggtggtggtggagagggtgggtgggtggacgGGTGACCTCCCAGCCTCcacccaaaaaaaagaaagacaaatctAACTATCCCCCACCATCACCCTATTAGTCTCCCATTAAATCTTCTGTTCTTTACAACCCCTGTTAACAACAATTACAAAGACACAACTCAGCACGTCATTAATCAACAGCAGAAATATCTAGTAATCACTTCTGCGGTAAGATTGATATGAAGGTCATCGCTGATGTCATTTAATTCACGTGCCATAGCAGTGATCACTGACGACAAAACCATCTCTGCCCGTAACACTACTTGACGCTGATCTGTCTTTTGCATGGGTCAAACTCGCTGCTCTCAAAGCTCCTGTCAGATTGTCTCGTATAAGACCTGAGTTGCCTCCTCCATAGTTTTCTATTGTGGCTGGCAGCGCTAGTGCTCAGCTACGCAGCGTTTTTGTTACTGTTAGCACAGTGGCAGACAAAGTGGTGCAAAGAGCAGCATCTGTGTAATGTGGCTGTTTTTACTCCGCCTGTTGAAAGCATAACCTCTCTTTGTGATGGACACTTGTATTGATAGAGGGAGATGTGCATTTTGTAATGATgtatattagggctgtcagtttaacgtgttaattagattaattaattacgctgcaaattaacgcgctataaaaattaacgcaattaatcatgagtggcaagtcaatgcgcaagcattttaaatttggccctttgagtgacccgtaggctgcagtggcaggtcgcatcctacctgcgccactagtcaaaagcagggtgacaacagacatggatgcgacaccggagagcgaggcaagcctacttggacctttgagcggcaagtttatttataaaaagaacaaagacgggactattaacaagaacgcagtaatttgtaccttgtgtaaaaaagaattttcctatcaccgtagcagctccagcctgaattatcatttaaacgctaaacatgtagttgctgctagtgccgctagtgctaccatgagctcactccgccaacccacacttgctgagttaggaaaacgaatgagcaaagccacgacagaaaaactgacaaactcaatcgcaaaatgggttgctgctgattgcaggccgatttcaatcgtggaagacgagggcctaaaagagacGTTTCAGATTCAGCGtcatctttatttcatttatgaagcacacttcaccaataaaaatgtggatatcaaatcttctcttcttggtgtattcaattgattagtcatgcactacaattttgtaatgtcctagaattcaaattctttatttggggacctttagcagatatgagattaaaatgcgattaattagattaataaatttttttaatcgcctgacagcactaatgtaaatgtaaagtgAACCTAAGCACTACGCGGCCAGTGAGGAAGCTGATAACGGATTGCTGTGGCTGTTTGCTTTCAATGATGCCCACGATTTATTAAGGCACTTTCCACACGTGATTATAAGACAACTCCTTAACTGGGGTCACCATCAAATACAGATGAGGATAAGCTCATGACCACTTTCTGCCTGGCAACTGAGCTAAGAACTCCATCatggtggagggaggagagagttCGCCTTAAGAGTAGAAAGAATTTAAAGACCATAAAAAAATCCAGCGTGCTCAGGGAAGGTGTCAGGCGAGGCCACATTTTCGTAAAGAAGATTGGATTTATAAACCAGTGAATGAGGGAGTGAACACGGGGTGAGGGCTTGGGTTGGAGTGAGGGAGGAAAGAATGATGGGAGGGGGTGTTGAATTCtttcagatttcttttctttttttttttttttttgtctttcattggTGATTATGTGTTCCAGCGTGACCTTCACCATGCAGCCACGAGACTGGACCACCAGGCGTCTGAATGGGAAGCAAAAGGCGGAAATTAGATAGCGAGACAGAGAACAAGAGAGGGGGAGTGAAGGATGATAGAAAGATGTACCACAAGAACGGGAGGTGAAAGAAGTAACAGGGAAGACACATTTGAGAAAGatagagaagaggaagaaatagACAAGCTGGAAATTTGGAGACTATAGTGGCCATTGGTAGCCAGCCAAGCAACAAGCAAGCCAATATGCTTGATAGCATAAAGATGATGATGGGTTGACAGACCTCCGGACCTCTGACTGAGGAGCTAAATGGATTTATTTGTATCCTCAAACTGAAGCACTCAGTGACAAACAAGACTTTGAATCTGCTTAATAGAACTCATCCATAATGGCTGCATCCCATTTCCTGTAACAGTTAGACTTGTTTCATAAAGTAAGATCGTCACAGAAGCAAagacaaatattttaaaatcaattattCTGACTGAAAGCATCCTGGTTACTTTAAATAAATATGTACTCCCGGGTGGCACTCTCGAAACCAGCACAATGCATCATGGGAGCAAAGCGGTGCTGAGGATAACTGTCAGAATGTGCCTATATACGGACACTATTTCCCATAAGCCCTGCTGTGTTAAGAAATATAACTGTAACACACGGGGGACCCCTCCTACTGGACAGACCAGTCACtcttttagaaaaaagtgcattcatagaaaacagagcagacactCTGAGGGCATAGCTCCGGTTGAAACGGCAgcaaaaaaactaaatatacaCATTGTCAAGCAGTACCACTCTTATTTACATATTAATGATTTAAGCTACTTGTGTGGGATTAAAAGCGTTCCACTGACCTTTTGGCCCATGAAAGCCTGCATCAAAATGTGAACCATTATATTCTTTACTTACGTAGTAATTAGCCTGAACCTCCATTAAATTCCACTGAGCAGGTGAAAGAAAGCACAAGAAACCTATCCTCAAAAATTTGCCTGGTGTCTTCAAATCAGAAATCATTGAACATCTGTGAGCCTGAAATGGATGAAGGAGGCAccagaaaaatgcacaaatactgGACTATGACTCAAGTCTCCCACAGGGCCTGAAAGACATCATTCCCATTGTCCCTGATCAAAAAGAACCAGGAGAGGAAGCTGTGTTTGAAAAGGTGGAAGTGGCCGGGTGTCATGCACTGACAGAGCAAAGCATCTAATAGCGGGAAAGGGAAAGCCGTGTTGCCGTGCAGAGTTATCGCCAATGAGATTCAGCATTTCTGTGCGTGTGCAGGGGAGAGaaactgtggctgtgtgttgcTGGGCAGTGCTCACACCACTGTCTAAAATCTACAGCTGACCAAGACAAGCTGTCACACTCTAATAAGCTCCGCATTCCTGCCCTGATCTGCCCTTAATACTTGACAATATTAACACGTAGTCGACTTGATTTAATGCTGACGTTTTCGCTAAAAGCTGTATTCTTGTAGGGATGCAAACTGCTAGCGGCCCTGCTATATGTACGCATGTGGCTTTTGGTTAAATAAGTCttacataaagacacacacacacccagtgcAACAAGGTCAATAAGAATATACAAATAACATTCAGTGCTATAAAACAACAAACCCCAGTTAAGCAATCCATATACTCCCTGGTCAACCATTAACCAGGAACTGCACCGTGCAAGCTTAAAAAGTGAACACAGGCCTCTGCGAATGATAAACTTCTTATTACATTCAAGTGGATTCTCAGAAGACAATTACTTTTGTATTAAGGACCCCCCGGGGGGCTGCAATATGATCTCGTCATGGTGAGTTTAACTGGATACTGTAGGAATTCCTCCGCACTAGAATAGTACAAGGCTGCAGGCGatggagttttgtttgtgtgtaggtgtgtttggTCTGAATGTAGGCCGTGAAAATTCATCATGACTGCAGAAGATCGTTGTCTGTCTTTGGTATGCACGTTAAAACTGAGAGCATACTGACCTGGGTCAAAGTTAGGTGTGAAATGATTAGAAAAATGACAATTATGGAAGAAACTGGACCTCACTAAATGCACTTTTTTATACATTAAATTAAAAGTTAtgtaacacacagtgtgttttgtacTTTGCGAGCACCTTGCAGAAGAAATACCAGCCATTTGTGCAGGAGCCAACAAACTTGATTCGAGGTGGTAATGtctgatggaggagagaggaggtatGACCCAGGCCCAAGGCTCACACCACCTCAAAGCTCAGGAATCACATGTGCCACCGGCTCAACGGCTTCTTGCACAATCTCGTCAAATAGGCGAAAAAGCTT
This region of Chaetodon trifascialis isolate fChaTrf1 chromosome 16, fChaTrf1.hap1, whole genome shotgun sequence genomic DNA includes:
- the shroom1 gene encoding protein Shroom1 isoform X1, with the translated sequence MDSYSFHFERMSNVDLHPLSLPVSRLSPAKSNSSIADQLAHHQHGKGDSAYSSFSGGSTAPDYPSPFLSDDLQSSSFSHYADLKYVKSIYHPNQVLQSDSRTMDQLYRSVEAISQQYRNNSNSKVNHNNHNGNDSFHTNNKVLSKQEVPVGAPSQTAYPAVRPPPVPARLDSFIATKNLENSRVHRPVTELQSQKAQPQQQPRPHTRPQSHGLNAPRPETANRETNSSFNSDTVYSVWRGSQQQQPQAQQPPSYRPHLKPHDQTRVPLNTEYLFIMDSKASSEQHKSSNIISRSPPQGTSQPEHLKPRHPSSSGACNGDHHDKSSGSSSHFQNQHKRAHSAHDWLGSEPTQASSPWSAGQSYINSSIQHKGQFYFVTGVCKPSEAGMRTHSASLCGSEAGSESSTVLETHQLREKERCHSTMDNLFRPLQMSSRTSSGTIPDEREVFTSMSQGKDLSPRSQDQENRRLSLTSMQSSRSLDALEEIDMTQSREIGRHTPNNPIFYCGPDRNCQSHSTSQTNEVTSLTSNEQPNHHKREEQAMRGRRQPLGDAASERINKETTPLLYHLTGASRAALQPKKNADLSVKGKDAILNKTSHGDVAASDHERPPKSDVGKSDRGEVISACNTLDDSFKKYYKEKLKDAQSKVLRETSFKRRDLQLSRPHRIRQKPELTPAVIHTFSSSQDSETSTDTLTPSVASEETERGSIMEEVRESPKEMDNDTEKENGRLPNVAQPQVARIGCKKRLTPEQKKMCYSEPEKLNQLGGLPFHSACRSFGNESDDVFAVECEGEQQGEQGLVATRRKMFETRGRALSASSASKTNLKHLQHKALVEYMERKTGQKVAEPQQPGLQLPPPPRQRHSLGEKPVDWVHRPQSGNHEGRNTKKNKLHRPHSAGRILDSSTSSIRYAQFFSAQSNQLRWRESHGPSQGKSASVESLLDQPEPPNFFRNRSTSTPHAFEGLQAHDNERDPLPVNSMVTWSSQKNATEDSLVKPAPEGQQRVRVVAQRGKSMEELGASKLTRPSVLSKSSEQLDQLWRSSTGPGGPDREKRSVSFFAEVREAQDRGRKKQSATEQAGKEREIVGQKNTQGQTQNQTQKKSLSKQSSEPGEDATVGTRNSSGSTSPTSSSSSSRARVHSGSPGCHGPVTDVFRSNSEASSNPPSPRGLETSEREIKSTSSSPTQAKLPSENWPSSSRVRTSPSVTGSEREQSVDERSNDTPPPDSNHEVSLSCGVTTDPSLWILPPEEETKEEAQSSLLTDNVFDESSSSGPPPQTCETCVSPCTSISDADIGQQVEEEKNPDTDDEKLGEKQEVEERGTPEGETESQEQPTEGPQWEELVEAVVKADQSLARVLYPLANRKTAMMLMEQLLSEDTLLMEEHYKKKQEQKGAAESAEAVEGAEPSPCSSAPDSLKPQCTDTQSKADVAEKKRLLVSRIKLHLCSVEEKRGVLQTDFQENTAHGEALEVLVRERCVPVEQERYNLFIGDLERVINLLLCLSARLARVQNALSTVDQHTDAEEKDSLDSRHRLLCKQREDAKDLKDNLDRRENLVSTFLSRQLSAEQLQDYRRFVQTKASLLIRQKDLEEQQRLGEEQLEALSNSLNL
- the shroom1 gene encoding protein Shroom1 isoform X2; translated protein: MDSYSFHFERMSNVDLHPLSLPVSRLSPAKSNSSIADQLAHHQHGKGDSAYSSFSGGSTAPDYPSPFLSDDLQSSSFSHYADLKYVKSIYHPNQVLQSDSRTMDQLYRSVEAISQQYRNNSNSKVNHNNHNGNDSFHTNNKVLSKQEVPVGAPSQTAYPAVRPPPVPARLDSFIATKNLENSRVHRPVTELQSQKAQPQQQPRPHTRPQSHGLNAPRPETANRETNSSFNSDTVYSVWRGSQQQQPQAQQPPSYRPHLKPHDQTRVPLNTEYLFIMDSKASSEQHKSSNIISRSPPQGTSQPEHLKPRHPSSSGACNGDHHDKSSGSSSHFQNQHKRAHSAHDWLGSEPTQASSPWSAGQSYINSSIQHKGQFYFVTGVCKPSEAGMRTHSASLCGSEAGSESSTVLETHQLREKERCHSTMDNLFRPLQMSSRTSSGTIPDEREVFTSMSQGKDLSPRSQDQENRRLSLTSMQSSRSLDALEEIDMTQSREIGRHTPNNPIFYCGPDRNCQSHSTSQTNEVTSLTSNEQPNHHKREEQAMRGRRQPLGDAASERINKETTPLLYHLTGASRAALQPKKNADLSVKGKDAILNKTSHGDVAASDHERPPKSDVGKSDRGEVISACNTLDDSFKKYYKEKLKDAQSKVLRETSFKRRDLQLSRPHRIRQKPELTPAVIHTFSSSQDSETSTDTLTPSVASEETERGSIMEEVRESPKEMDNDTEKENGRLPNVAQPQVARIGCKKRLTPEQKKMCYSEPEKLNQLGGLPFHSACRSFGNESDDVFAVECEGEQQGEQGLVATRRKMFETRGRALSASSASKTNLKHLQHKALVEYMERKTGQKVAEPQQPGLQLPPPPRQRHSLGEKPVDWVHRPQSGNHEGRNTKKNKLHRPHSAGRILDSSTSSIRYAQFFSAQSNQLRWRESHGPSQGKSASVESLLDQPEPPNFFRNRSTSTPHAFEGLQAHDNERDPLPVNSMVTWSSQKNATEDSLVKPAPEGQQRVRVVAQRGKSMEELGASKLTRPSVLSKSSEQLDQLWRSSTGPGGPDREKRSVSFFAEVREAQDRGRKKQSATEQAGKEREIVGQKNTQGQTQNQTQKKSLSKQSSEPGEDATVGTRNSSGSTSPTSSSSSSRARVHSGSPGCHGPVTDVFRSNSEASSNPPSPRGLETSEREIKSTSSSPTQAKLPSENWPSSRVRTSPSVTGSEREQSVDERSNDTPPPDSNHEVSLSCGVTTDPSLWILPPEEETKEEAQSSLLTDNVFDESSSSGPPPQTCETCVSPCTSISDADIGQQVEEEKNPDTDDEKLGEKQEVEERGTPEGETESQEQPTEGPQWEELVEAVVKADQSLARVLYPLANRKTAMMLMEQLLSEDTLLMEEHYKKKQEQKGAAESAEAVEGAEPSPCSSAPDSLKPQCTDTQSKADVAEKKRLLVSRIKLHLCSVEEKRGVLQTDFQENTAHGEALEVLVRERCVPVEQERYNLFIGDLERVINLLLCLSARLARVQNALSTVDQHTDAEEKDSLDSRHRLLCKQREDAKDLKDNLDRRENLVSTFLSRQLSAEQLQDYRRFVQTKASLLIRQKDLEEQQRLGEEQLEALSNSLNL